Within Natator depressus isolate rNatDep1 chromosome 6, rNatDep2.hap1, whole genome shotgun sequence, the genomic segment cgccccactcacttgCGGCTCAGCGCCCGGACGTCGGCGGCCCAGGAGGTGTAGCGCAGGGAGGAGTCAGAGTGACGCTCCACGGCCCCCCGCggcggctcccgcagcaccatgACCAGCAGTACCACGGCCACCACGCCCAGCACCGGGGTcacctggggggcagagagtgtgACCCCATGTCACCAAGTGGGGGATTTTCCTTACTGTTTGGTATGAATacttgtgtgtgcctcagtttcccatgggTGTTGCAGCTGAATTTCAGATGGAGCTGCAGAAGGATCCCTCCTTAGACAAGCTGAAGGGCCTTGCTGGCCACAGCGTTGAGGAACCCTtaaggggggctgcagggaaagattCCCTTCAGGGGGTGGTGGAGAGCTTCATTGGGACCCTGAAGATGATGCTGAAGACTTTCCTGGGCCAGCATCTGCAGGACCGAGATGCGTATTTACCACACCTGCTGTTGCGTACAGGGAAGGgacccaggaatccacagggttctCCCCTTCGCAGTCgctgtatgggaggagagtgaAGGGTCCCCTGGGCTTGGTGGGGGAtggatgggagggggaaggccTCCCCTGATGGAGAATCAGGGTGGAGCATGGACTGACTTTCCGGGAACAGCTCGCTGAGCTCCTGGGTCCGGCCAGGGAGAACCTAGCCAGGGCCCAAGGGGAGGCAGAAGGTCCAGTACGACCGCTCAGCCTACGGCACCGGGGACCAGGTGAGGGGTCTCGTCCCGGTGAGGAAAGATAAGCCGCAACCTGCCTGGGACGGGCCCTTCAAGGTCATAAAGCAGCTGAATGAGGAGAACGATGTGGTGGAACTGCCCAGCCGGGCTCACAGCCACCGCAGGGACCAGGTCAACGTGATGGAGCCGtactgggacagggagaggcTGGTACGGACCGTGTGTGGCCAGTGGGAGAAGATCCCCTGGTGGGTCTCTTCTCTGAGACTGGAACCAGCCCCTGGCCGGAATCAGCTCCCCTCTATGATCAGCTCACCCCTCctcagcaggcagagatcagagaggtgccGCGTGTGACAAAGTGGGAGGTTTCTTCTTGAGGTTTTGCATGAATacagtgtgtgcctcagtttccccgtgtgTCACACAAGACCTAGGTGGTGGGGCAAGGGGGTGTGGTTTTTGCTGAGGTGGGGCTGCCTCTGGCTGCCTGCACACAGAGAAGGGCAGAAGCACTCCGTAACCTGCCAACGGCGCCTGCAACAAggtggagccaggggaggggtgcagaCCAGGTGACCCTTTCGCCCGGGATAGAGACAAAGGACATAGGAAGGGCAATGGGCATGTCTGAGGCTGGGCTGCTGGAGACTGGGCCGTCTGCTGGCTGGAGTCgggccagggggaggggaagaggggcagggcacGAGGCCCTGCATCCCCACACGATGGACTTTGCTGAATGTCCCTGATGTCTGTGCTAAGAAGCCCTGTTCTACGCTGGGTTCCTGTTGACTAATAACCCGTCCGTGTCACACACTGACTGGGAGTCATGGCTGGCTGCGGAGTTGGGGGTCAGGATCCCTTGGGGGGGCATGTGAGGCGGGGAGCTCACGGGGTGAACAGGGCTGAacgctccgaggtcagacccaggaagtgCCAAAGCCAAGCAGGCTTCTTGCGCTGGTGAGGGTCGGCAGAGTCACACTGCCCCAGAGACCTGCACGACTTCATTCAGAGTGGTGCCAGGAGACTGACTCTGTGACACCGtgctcctacccacagctgttctccagccggccgGGGCTCGCTAACCTGGCTGGCCACCGCATGGGGACAGGAGCCCACGCTCCCATCAGGTGTTCCCTGTTCAGAGTCACTGGGAACACAGCCCAGgccctggagagagaggtcaGGGATacgctggctttgggggtgatccagccattcAACAGTCCATTGGCCTCACCCGTGGGGCTGGTCCCCAGGAAAGATGGCTCGATCCAGTTCTGTGTGgcctatcggaagctcaatgccatcactgtgtcTGGTGCCTGCCGCCtgcccatgcccaggcctgatgagACCCTAGacaagtgtgtgttggggggcgtCTTACCTCACTACTATGGATCTTACCAAGGGCTATTGGCAGGTGCCTTTGGATCCAGAGGCCAGGCTGAAATCTGCCTTTATCACCCTTATGGGGCTCTGTGAGCTCCTGGTCCTGCCTTTCGGCCACAAGGGGGCGCCGGTCACCTGCCAGCGCCTGGGGATCAGTTACTAAGGGGGTAGAGAGTTTGGCCCGGCGTACATCATGGATAATATCTGTGTcatgcaaggtggggatggcagaggtgtcgTACCTGGGCCGCAAGGTGGGGAGTGGCTGCCTAAAACCAGAGCCTGCCAAGATGGGGGCGATCAGAGACTGGCCTCTGTCCCAGACTAAGAAACAGGTTAAGAAGTgactattcccctctatttggcactggtgaggccacacctggagtactgcgtccacttttggtccccccactacagaaaggatgtggacaaattggaaagagtccagcggagggcaacaaaaatgattagggggctggggcatatgacttatgaggaaaggctgaaggaactgggattgtttagtctgcggaagagaagaatgaggggggatttgatagcagccttcagctacaagaaggggggtcccaaagaggatggagcttggctgttctcagtggcggcagatgacagaacaaggagtaatggtctctagttgcagtgggggaggtctaggttggatattcggaaacacgatttcactaagagggtggggaagcactggaatgggttccctagggaggtggtggaatctcgttCCTTAGAGGTCTTTAAGGcgcggcttgacaaagccctgtctgggatgatttagctggggttggtcctgctttgagcagggggttagactagatgacctcctgaggtctcttctaagcCTAATCTTCTATGAAACAGGCCCAGGCCTTTACTGGGATGGCGGGGCACTACCAGACGTTTGTGCCCCACTTTATCTCCCTGTCAGCTCCCAGCACGGAGCTTtgtaagaaggggaagccagacaagctGGTCTGGACTGGGCAAAGCCGGGGACTCTCTGTGctctgaaggaggctctggtcagggGCCCAGTGCTGgaaaacccagactttgacaagcccttccTGGTGTTCACAGATGCCTCAGACACAAGGCTGGGTGCGGTGCTGATGCTAAGGGGGAGAGACCCCTCATCGGGTACCTGAGCAGGACACTGCTGCCCCGGGAGCAGAGCTATGTGGCCATCGAGAAGAAATGCCTGGCCCTGTGGTGGACTCTTAAAAAGCTGCAGCCGTATCTATTTGGGCGGTGCTTTACTGTGGACACTGACCACTCGCCCTGCTGTGGCTGCACCAGATGAGAGGGgccaatgccaagctcctgaggtggaacCTGATCCAGGATTATGAGCTGGAGACGGTCCATGTTCAGGGGAGTGCAAATATTACAGCGGATGCGCTGTCCTGGAGAGGGGGGGCCCGAACCTCCCCAGGTCACAGGCTGAAGCGagccccgctcagttcagtctcaaaGCGGGGAGAGATCTGACAAAGTGGGggattttcttaatattttgtatgaatgTTCTATGTGCCTCGGCATCCCCTATGTATTGCACAATTCATTATGTGGTGGGGCAAGAGCGTCTGATCTTTGCagagactcctgaaaggggcacaggagtctggaaaggttgggaaccactgcctaaGAACAGGTGTGACTGTCAACCAGCAGCTGCCTGGTCCCAGACAATGATCAGACTCTTTGTAACTTAGCAACTGATGGCGGGGGGGCACCCTTGGGATGGAGAACAAAGGCTTGCCTGGGAAAGATGACAAAGGACaaggaggggcaactgggtgtgaTGGAGGGTCGTTGGTCTGGAGGGGAGATGTGActcgaagtgggactgttcttaatgtttcctctgaatagtgtgggggtgcctcagtttcccctaggcagttcttaagtctctagggggtggggtaagggtgtatgatcattgcagagccctagagggcaggtgtgtgcaggggtctggacacagagaatggccgacaccctgtttcctggcaactgagggccgggcccttcccccctgcaaggtgagagctaaagggctggagaacaaaggaatccggtgacctcctggcccgggaaagggacaaagcccagaggaggaggggctggagggagtttcagtttggggctggctgggacatggagtgaagggcagacgtagttgtctggctccctgccccccagaatggacccggctgaggggtcctgttctctgcacttacaagctctgtgttagaccatgttcctgtcgtctaataaacctctgttttcctggctggctgagagtcccgtctgactgcggagttggggggcaggaccctctggcttccccaggagcccgcctgggcggactcgctgtgggaagcgcacggaggggcagaggaggctgaatgctccgaggtcagacccaggaaggtggagccgggggagctgtgtgtcctgcagacaggctgctccccgagaggagactgccccaaagtcctgactggcttcgtagggagcagttccagagcatcgcccggggactccgtgacaggaaACCCCGGGCTCAACCAAGATGGACCTTGCTGAAagttcctgctttctgtgctaacaggctctgttctacgctgtgttcccgATGACTAATACCTGTCTGTGTTAcgctgtgacaaagtgggaatgttcttcatgttttctctgaatactgtgtgtgcctcagtttcccctatgtgttaCTCAAATATCTGGTGGTGGGAtgagggtgtgtgattgttgcagcgACCCCTAGTGGGCAGGTGTGACTGCGACTGGCTGCCTGGGACAGAGAACGGGCGACACTGTAGCCTGGCAGCAGATGGCCGGGCCCCCTCCTCTGCAAGGACCAGCTGGAGGTGGGAGGTGTCGGTGCAGACCAGGTGACCTgctggcctgggaaagagacaaaggaacgaGGGGGGTGCACAGGGGGTCTGGGGCCAGGCAGCTCGAAGCGGGCAGGCTCCTCTTTGGGACTCGGAGGGAAGAGTCCAGGACTCGGGGTCCCCCCAAGATGGGCTTGGCTGAAAGTCCCTGATGTCTGAGCTAACAAGCCCTGTTCTACGCTGGGTTCCCGAGGGCTGATAACCCGTCTGTGTCACATGCCGGCTGGGAGTCCAGGCTCGCTGccgagtggggggcagggcccctctagctgccccagggccccgTCCAGGGGGACTCGCTGCAGGGAGCTCATGGGCTGAACAGGGGGCTGGacgctccaaggtcagacccaggacgCTCCCCCTACTGATAATGTTCCCCGAGGGGTGTCCCAGGACAAGAGGGTCCTGTCAGCACGTCACTCGGGGGGGGGCTCCAGAGCCCCAAGCCCGGCCTCTGTAAAACCCCCTCGGTCCAGCCCCCCAGACTCACCCGCAGGGCCCAATGCCAGTCCTCAGCCAAGTCCTTCACCTTCGAGCCCACAATGTAGCCCAGCCCGCTGCGGGAGGAGCGGGAGGTTAGAGCCGGGACCCGcagccctccccactgcccccaccacccaccccttaccccactgccccccacctgccccaacACTCATCCCCTACCCACACTGCCCCAACACCCGCCCCCAACACCCACACCCtgtccccaccctacccccaggTTCCCACCCCATCAATCCACCCTGGCCCCCgggctcccaccccacctccactgccccCAGAGCCCCTCACCTGCCGACGGGGACGGCGAAGTAGAAGAAGGCCAGCATACGGCTGCGCTGGTCGCTAACGAACAGGTCGGCGATGATGGTGGGGGCGATGGTGGAGTAGctggcctcccccacccccaccagcccccgTGTCACCAGCAGCAGCCAGAACCGCTGGCGGGGGAGGTGAGAGACGGCTCAGAGACGGCGCCACACCCCAGCCTGCCAAGGGGCTGAGAcgccctggagcagggagctcaccccacagctccccgCGAGCCACAGGCCCAGCCCGGCCACCCCCACAACCGTAAACTCCCCATCACGCTGAGGGGCCTGGAGATGGGGGAAGCCAGTATGGGGGAGCGAGAGAGCCCGTCCCTCCTGCCTTCTAGGACACTCAGTGGGGACAACCCCATCTGGACCGCCTCACCCCGAGCACCATGGGGTGCAGCCTGTGCCCCACGCCTTGCACACATAGCTTCCCTCATGCACAGCCCCCAAGCCCTTCTGCGCCCCTGCATTGCTCCAGCTCTCACCGCCTCCACCCCGCACCTgccctgcacacacagctccccccacgcacagcccccagcccctctgcacccccttagtcctgggggaattttgcaccaaaaaattaaaaattctgcgcacaatctTTAAAAATTCTGCCAAtttcatttgtcaaaataacactacacgATCACGccactttcaattattttggtaatttatttcaaaatatctgtcagcaagtatgtctgaaacaattcagacacacacaaaagttcCCCCAGAAGtaaagagttaaagaaacccctctgacagcccagttcctgtttctctgccctgttccccttcccagagcccagaGAGAGGGCCAGACATGCACAATACCTCCCACCCCAGAGgccagctgcagggcccccccTTGCTCAGATAcctgcttccccccccgcccagaccatgtcccccccagcccaggcacctgtccccctcccccccagagctcAGCCACAGGGCCCCCCACTTGCCCAGACACTCGCTCCCCTCCGCCCCAGAGCCCAGAGGGAGAGAAAGCCTGATGTTCGGTCCCAGGCTTGCAAGGAGTTTCCTACTCACCACCGTCTCCTTCccccaggcatgctgggaactgcagcggcCAGGAACCCCCtagctccctccccttccccccagcagtatcctctatgtgcaagctgggctctgtgggtccagcagcccctagtggcggctagcagctctgcagctcatttctgtgggggaaaggaaattctgtgcacatgttaatttctgcaaaattgacTCCTGGGGGAACTCTCTGTTAGTTATCCCAGCACTACTGCGCGTgcacataattaatgagccatgcatatttttaattttttgtgcagaaaaaaagcttctgctgaaatgttgctgcagttccgccttttgcccaccagagggtgctgtggcacAAGAACAGTACCAGCTCCCTGCAGAAGATGACTTCTGCAGTTCCGTCTTTggcccaccagagggtgctgtggcgatagaacacagcagcagctcccagccagcatgggaagagaaagagcctgccgtCTTTGCACCTGGCCAGggcaggagacaggggctatggggagacagacagcagggggtgctggggggggtcagacaggggctcataagggctagcgagggaggacagactggggcaggggctgaatgggagtggagatgcagggacacatggtgatgggggagggggtacagggacacacaagggacaggggaagggggtgcagagccacatggggatgggagaGTAAGTGTTTGAGTGGGGGcggagggacacatgtggacaggggtgcaaggacacatggggtagtggggacagggcagatgtgcctgactgaatgggagaggctagggatcagccagggtctgcGTGGGGGAAGCTCCCAAACAATCCCTCCCCGtcccccaaaaaaacctgttccatacttttcccacccacaaccaacaaccctccaagttcacacccagggtccttccctctccctcagctcctccgttcCCCCTGACTCCGCCCAGCCTTTGCTCTGCTTgcaaggggggagggaaatacGGTTCCATATGGTAGTTTACATGAATTATTATTGTGTTAATACGCCTACTAAGGAATCTacttgtcaaaaaacatttcctgaatcttttttgttgtctgtattgtttcagacgtacttgctgacaggtattttaaaataaatgaccaaaaataattgaaactggtgtgcagaattttgcagaattttaagatactgtgtacagaattttaaatttttgttgcagaattcccccaggagtaaaaattccgcattgcgcagtggcacagaattcgcCCAGGAGAACCCCCTGCATCGCTCCAGTCCCCCATATCCTCCACACCGCACCCGACCTGCGCACACAGCtccccccacgcccagccccTCTGTGCCCCTTGTCCAGCCCCTCATCCTCTCCACACGGCACCCGCCCTGCGCGTGGCCTGCCAGCCGGTACCTCCTGGGGTATGAAGCTGGACCCCAGCGTGACGGCCGACCAGAAGGCGATGCCCAGGCAGAGCAGGCGCTTGCGGTGGTAGCGATCGCCCAGGTACCCGAAGATCGGGGCCAGCACCATGTAGCTGCTGATGAACACTGCGGGGGGGTCGGGGGGTGGTTAGAACTGGGGCACTGCGCAAGGCAcagccactcccccaccaacCCTCCGCCCCCCTACCCTCCCCATCAGAGAAGACGCCACCCCAGGCCCCAGAGGGTGTCACCCCACATACACAGTGCATCCCTGCCCCCATCGCTATgggatccccctccctccccctacccccgtACCTGTCTGGAGGAGCCCGGAGCTGCTGTCTCCAATGCGAAAGAACGACTCAATGTCGGGCAGGATGCCTGGGGAACCGGGGAGCAGGGGGTTAGAAAGTGGGGAGAGCCCCCCATggaccctgcagcccccacctctgccaacCCCGAGCCCACCTCCCACAGCAGATCTCCACACCCTGTGCAGTCCCCCCGACCTCTGCTGGCCCCACTCCTCACACAACCTCCTCCATCCTGCAGCCCTGACCCCCCAAAACTCCCACCCCGTCCCCCAACACCTCCCACAGCTCTCCCACGCACACGCAGAGCCACTGctgccgcccccctccccacagccctcaccgGCCACAGTGAAGCGATCCATGTAGTTGAGCAGGTTGATGTAGCAGAGAACAGCGACGATCATCACTGAGCGGAGGTGCGAGATCCCGGtgacagcctgcacccccccctccggctgccccctgcccccccgcgaCCCCCTctctgccgccgccgccgccgccgcctcctcctctgtCTCGTCCGCCTGGCTCAGGAACGGGGCAGCGTCGGGGTGGGGGCCGCGCCGGGACGCCATGGCCGGGGGCTGTGCAGCCGCCTCACAGGGAGCCCGGCTCCGGAGCGGGGCCtgcggagggcgggggggggcattaGTGATCCCGGCACTACGGCTTCCCCTGCCAGTCAtgacccctttcccccccaagagCCCCGCCCCCATGACTTCCCATCCCCCAATAGCCCCATCCCATAACCTCCCATCCCCCAAAGGTCCGGCCCCCATGACCTCCCATCCCCCCCAGTAGCCCTGCCCCCATGACCTCCCATCCCCCAATAGCCCCCCCATCACCTCCCCAACCCCAAGAGCCCCGCCCCCATGACCTCCCATCCCCCCAATAGCCCCGCCCCCATGACCTCCCATCCCCCAATAGCCCCGTCCCATAACCTCCCATCCCCCAAAGGTCCGGCCCCCATGACCTCCCATCCCCCCCAGTAGCCCTGCCCACAATAACCAtgcagctcccctgccccccgcaacCCCAACCCCGCATCACCCCGCCCTCAAGAACCccaaccccacagctcccccactaatccccccgcccccataacCCCACAACTCCCCGTCCCCCGCAACCCCAACCCCGCAGCTCCCCCGTCCCCCGCAACCCCGCCGCCCCCCCGCCATGACCCCACTACCGAGCCGGGGCGCGCTGCTCCCTGCTCCGATCATGTGACCCCCTTCGCGTCACCTGACCCATGGCGAGTCCCGCCCCTCCGGGACGTCACCGCGGAACCCTCGGCCTCTGTTACCAGGGTAACGGGAACCCCTCCACAGCGCCCTGGTAACCAGCCCCCCCCGGGCCGATTTCCAGCGCCGCCATAACCATGGCAACCAGAGTGTCACCCCGTAACCAGCCGAGACACCCCTGTCGCCGTCACCATGGCAACCCCAGGGACGGGGGGCCCGGAGTGCGCCCCGACCCTGCGGCTGCGGGGTGCCGGGGGGCAGAGCACGGCCACGGGGGAGGGGGGCCTAGGGGGCGCCGGgctggggggcgcggggggggcgctctccccggcgGTCAGGGCTGGCCCGTGGGGCGCcgggctgtggggtgcagggctggggggcgctagggggcgccaggctgtggggcgtgggggggggcgctctccccggcgGTCAGGGCTGGCCCCG encodes:
- the SPNS1 gene encoding LOW QUALITY PROTEIN: protein spinster homolog 1 (The sequence of the model RefSeq protein was modified relative to this genomic sequence to represent the inferred CDS: inserted 1 base in 1 codon; deleted 2 bases in 1 codon; substituted 1 base at 1 genomic stop codon), which encodes MASRRGPHPDAAPFLSQADETEEEAAAAAAAERGSRGGRGQPEGGVQAVTGISHLRSVMIVAVLCYINLLNYMDRFTVAGILPDIESFFRIGDSSSGLLQTVFISSYMVLAPIFGYLGDRYHRKRLLCLGIAFWSAVTLGSSFIPQERFWLLLVTRGLVGVGEASYSTIAPTIIADLFVSDQRSRMLAFFYFAVPVGSGLGYIVGSKVKDLAEDWHWALRVTPVLGVVAVVLLVMVLREPPRGAVERHSDSSLRYTSWAADVRALSRNRSFVLSSLGFTAVAFVTGXLALWAPAFLYTAPACHGAVPALPTGNTCSSQESLIFGLITCVTGFLGVGAGVEISQRLRRSNPRARPLVCAAGLLGSAPFLFLALVCAQGSSLATYVLIFIGETLLSLNWAIVADILLYVVVPTRRSTAESFQIVMSHLLGDAGSPYLIGVISDRIQRGRPPSYLLEFRSPAVRPDGXAPSPGCWGAASSSATALFLQGDRKRAELSAQGLLQEEAEPEERIVVPKRGRSTKVPVSSVLI